Proteins from a genomic interval of Coriobacteriia bacterium:
- the ruvX gene encoding Holliday junction resolvase RuvX — protein sequence MRVLALDIGERRVGVAVSDPEGRVATPLKVLDASVVADPRPLRRLVEDYDADLVLIGLPLTLAGEEGPQARRVREAGERLSAALPVPVRYRDERLSSAEARKAMADAGAGARDARGSVDMVAAALVLQGWLDAMKDAEDA from the coding sequence GTGCGCGTGCTGGCGCTTGACATCGGTGAGCGCCGGGTCGGGGTCGCCGTCTCCGACCCCGAGGGCCGCGTCGCCACCCCGCTGAAGGTGCTCGACGCCTCGGTCGTCGCCGATCCTCGGCCGTTGCGGCGACTCGTGGAGGACTACGACGCCGATCTCGTGCTGATCGGGTTGCCCCTCACACTGGCTGGCGAGGAGGGGCCTCAGGCCCGGCGCGTCCGCGAAGCGGGGGAGAGGCTCTCCGCCGCGCTCCCCGTCCCGGTACGCTATCGCGACGAGCGGCTCTCCTCGGCCGAGGCGCGCAAGGCGATGGCCGACGCCGGAGCGGGCGCGCGCGACGCGCGCGGCTCGGTGGACATGGTCGCCGCCGCGCTGGTGCTGCAAGGCTGGCTGGACGCGATGAAGGACGCCGAGGATGCCTAG